From the genome of Triticum aestivum cultivar Chinese Spring chromosome 3B, IWGSC CS RefSeq v2.1, whole genome shotgun sequence, one region includes:
- the LOC123066315 gene encoding protein LURP-one-related 11: protein MAKIQPLAAAASPSSSDDQRSQQAYTVWMKSLVFNGNGCTVYSPDGAVAFRVDNYGCRGGREVFFMDRKGNALIRIRRKGFGMFRSWEVCRCAHNGGQEEEATQWFSVRRAEKGGAAVAMHGGTGTCYTIDGCSARKSEYSVRGVDGAVVAEVARKQTPAGVVLGEDVLALTVAPEADHLLFLGLVVVRGLINRSL, encoded by the coding sequence ATGGCCAAGATCCAGCCCCTCGCTGCCgcggcctcaccgtcgtcctctgATGATCAACGGAGCCAGCAGGCGTACACGGTGTGGATGAAGTCGCTGGTCTTCAACGGCAATGGCTGCACGGTGTACAGCCCCGACGGCGCCGTCGCCTTCCGCGTCGACAACTACGGCTGCAGGGGCGGCCGCGAGGTCTTCTTCATGGACCGTAAGGGGAACGCCCTCATCAGGATCAGGCGCAAGGGCTTCGGGATGTTCAGGAGCTGGGAGGTCTGTCGCTGCGCCCACAAcggcggccaggaggaggaggccacgcAGTGGTTCAGCGTGCGGCGGGCCGAGAAGGGCGGAGCCGCCGTGGCGATGCACGGCGGCACGGGGACGTGCTACACGATCGACGGGTGCTCTGCCCGCAAGTCGGAGTACAGCGTACGCGGCGTGGATGGCGCGGTGGTGGCAGAGGTCGCACGGAAGCAGACGCCGGCGGGGGTGGTGCTGGGGGAGGACGTGCTGGCGCTGACGGTGGCGCCGGAGGCGGATCACCTGCTCTTCCTGGGTTTGGTCGTCGTGCGTGGCCTCATCAACCGCTCCTTGTGA